The following are encoded together in the Pedobacter sp. D749 genome:
- a CDS encoding pyridoxine 5'-phosphate synthase: MTKLSVNINKIATLRNSRGGNNPDLVKVALDCERYGAQGITVHPRPDERHIRYQDVYDLKAVITTEFNIEGNCKEDKFVDLVLANKPAQVTLVPDAEGQITSNHGWDTIKHKDYLKEMVAVFQKEGIRVSVFVDPVVEMVEGAAETGTDRIELYTEAYAHNYFADREKAIVNYIAAAHHANTLGLGINAGHDLDLHNLHYFAQSIPGLLEVSIGHALISDVLYLGLETTVHKYLQQLA; the protein is encoded by the coding sequence ATGACAAAGTTATCGGTTAATATCAATAAAATTGCTACACTTCGCAACAGTCGCGGAGGTAATAATCCTGATCTGGTTAAGGTTGCATTAGATTGCGAACGTTACGGTGCGCAGGGAATTACCGTGCATCCAAGGCCTGATGAACGCCATATCCGCTATCAGGATGTTTACGATTTAAAGGCTGTTATAACGACAGAATTTAATATTGAAGGAAATTGCAAAGAAGATAAATTTGTTGATCTGGTTTTGGCCAACAAACCTGCCCAGGTTACTTTGGTGCCCGATGCGGAGGGTCAGATTACTTCGAACCATGGTTGGGATACCATCAAGCATAAAGATTACCTGAAAGAAATGGTAGCTGTTTTTCAAAAGGAAGGCATCCGCGTTTCTGTTTTTGTTGATCCGGTTGTAGAAATGGTCGAAGGCGCGGCTGAAACCGGAACAGACCGTATCGAATTATATACCGAAGCCTATGCGCATAATTATTTTGCCGATCGGGAAAAAGCAATTGTAAATTATATCGCGGCTGCCCATCATGCCAATACTTTAGGTTTGGGGATCAATGCCGGTCACGACTTGGATCTGCACAATCTGCATTATTTTGCTCAAAGTATTCCAGGTTTATTAGAAGTTTCAATCGGTCATGCGTTAATTAGCGATGTACTTTATTTAGGTTTAGAAACAACCGTTCATAAATATTTACAACAACTTGCTTAG
- a CDS encoding DMT family transporter, giving the protein MLKGILLVFFGACSFGILSTFVKLAYHEGYTLGDVTGAQAFFGALILWVLFFFQSRTAANKAKVVPAKTPWWKMIIAGTCTGLVSIFYYQCVKLVPNSVAIILLMQFIWMSILMEYLIFKKKPTGLQLAAILLVLGGTVLASGMVETSIGSMDLKGIGFGLLAALCYAGFLLLSGRIGNEYAPLKKSALMITGACILIFIIFPPAFLFNGALGGSLLKWGLIISVFGTVIPPLFYAEGVPRIGTAISSILSAAELPVAVMMAGFVLQEQVSFLRWVGVVVILSAMVLPNLKYLKKDRR; this is encoded by the coding sequence ATGTTAAAAGGAATTCTCCTTGTTTTTTTTGGTGCCTGTAGTTTTGGTATCCTGTCTACTTTTGTAAAACTCGCTTACCATGAAGGCTATACTTTGGGTGATGTTACCGGTGCCCAGGCTTTTTTCGGCGCCTTAATTTTATGGGTGTTGTTTTTCTTTCAAAGTAGAACAGCAGCTAATAAGGCTAAAGTGGTTCCGGCTAAAACACCTTGGTGGAAAATGATAATCGCAGGAACCTGTACGGGCTTGGTGAGTATCTTTTATTATCAGTGTGTAAAGCTGGTACCCAATTCGGTAGCGATTATTTTATTGATGCAGTTTATCTGGATGAGTATTTTAATGGAATACCTCATTTTTAAAAAGAAACCTACTGGCTTACAATTAGCCGCTATTTTATTGGTTCTGGGTGGTACAGTTTTAGCCAGTGGAATGGTAGAAACCAGCATTGGAAGTATGGATTTAAAAGGGATTGGTTTTGGGTTGTTGGCTGCACTTTGTTATGCGGGTTTTTTATTATTAAGTGGTAGAATCGGGAATGAATATGCTCCTCTAAAGAAAAGCGCCCTGATGATTACTGGTGCCTGTATATTGATCTTTATAATTTTTCCACCAGCATTTTTGTTTAACGGTGCTTTAGGTGGAAGCTTATTAAAATGGGGCTTAATTATCTCAGTTTTCGGTACCGTAATCCCGCCTTTATTTTACGCTGAAGGCGTGCCCAGAATTGGTACTGCCATTAGTTCTATCTTAAGCGCTGCAGAATTACCTGTTGCCGTAATGATGGCTGGGTTTGTATTGCAAGAGCAGGTTTCATTTTTAAGGTGGGTTGGTGTTGTGGTAATTTTATCGGCGATGGTTTTACCAAACCTGAAGTACCTTAAAAAAGATAGAAGGTAG